From Pongo pygmaeus isolate AG05252 chromosome 2, NHGRI_mPonPyg2-v2.0_pri, whole genome shotgun sequence, a single genomic window includes:
- the HIGD1A gene encoding HIG1 domain family member 1A, mitochondrial has translation MSTDTGVSLPSYEEDQGSKLIRKAKEAPFVPVGIAGFAAIVAYGLYKLKSRGNTKMSIHLIHMRVAAQGFVVGAMTVGMGYSMYREFWAKPKP, from the exons ATGTCAACAGACACAGGTGTTTCCCTTCCTTCATATGAGGAAGATCAGGGATCCAAACTTATTCGAAAAGCTAAAGAGGCACCATTCGTACCCGTTG GAATAGCAGGTTTTGCAGCAATTGTTGCATATGGATTATACAAACTGAAGAGCAGGGGAAATACTAAAATGTCCATTCATCTGATCCACATGCGTGTGGCAGCCCAAGGCTTTGTTGTAGGAGCAATGACTGTTG gtATGGGCTATTCCATGTATCGGGAATTCTGGGCAAAACCTAAGCCTTAG